In the Aneurinibacillus soli genome, one interval contains:
- the yaaA gene encoding S4 domain-containing protein YaaA: MEKTSVEITTEYIQLGQFLKLAGIASTGGHAKILLAEAEIKVNGESENRRGKKLYNGDTVYVEGFGMFEVSRQTVQ, translated from the coding sequence ATGGAAAAGACAAGTGTAGAAATCACAACAGAATATATCCAATTAGGACAATTTCTAAAGCTGGCAGGAATTGCTTCTACCGGCGGTCATGCTAAAATTCTTCTTGCGGAAGCAGAAATTAAAGTAAACGGAGAAAGTGAAAACCGACGCGGTAAAAAATTGTATAATGGGGATACGGTTTACGTAGAAGGTTTTGGAATGTTTGAAGTTTCTCGGCAAACCGTGCAGTAA
- the recF gene encoding DNA replication/repair protein RecF (All proteins in this family for which functions are known are DNA-binding proteins that assist the filamentation of RecA onto DNA for the initiation of recombination or recombinational repair.), translated as MILTELELTHYRNFEHAHVQFDQPIVLFVGHNAQGKTNMLEAIYVLAMAKAHRTSKDKELIQWEQEYASLSCRTERRHGTISLDIRLTPKGKKARINSLEQRKLSDYIGAMNVVMFAPEDLGIVKGSPNVRRRFLDMEIGQVSKSYLHAILQYQKIVQQRNQAMKELQMGKPYRDMLDVYNMQMADVAAKVLMKRYGFMGKLEQWGQEIHAQITQGKEHLHLAYHNSLPVTQDMSQQEAVDVIYKHLTSIQDREIARGTSLAGPHRDDIEFFINGTNVHQYGSQGQQRTTALSLKLAEIELIHQEVGEYPLLLLDDVLSELDANRQSHLLQNIKDRVQTFVTTTGVEGLYHQTLQQAALYRVNQGTVVRET; from the coding sequence TTGATCCTTACTGAACTTGAATTAACACATTATCGCAATTTTGAGCATGCACATGTCCAGTTTGACCAGCCGATTGTGTTGTTCGTTGGACATAATGCACAGGGAAAAACAAACATGCTCGAAGCGATTTATGTGCTGGCTATGGCCAAGGCGCACCGGACTAGCAAAGATAAAGAATTGATTCAGTGGGAGCAGGAGTATGCATCTCTTTCGTGCCGTACAGAGCGGCGGCACGGAACTATATCACTGGATATCAGGTTGACGCCCAAAGGAAAAAAGGCGAGAATTAATAGTCTTGAGCAACGAAAATTGAGCGATTATATTGGCGCAATGAATGTGGTGATGTTTGCCCCAGAAGATCTTGGCATCGTCAAGGGCAGTCCGAATGTTCGGCGCCGTTTTCTTGATATGGAGATTGGACAAGTCTCTAAATCGTATTTGCATGCTATTTTGCAGTATCAAAAAATTGTTCAGCAGCGAAATCAGGCCATGAAAGAACTGCAAATGGGTAAACCGTATCGTGACATGCTAGATGTGTACAACATGCAGATGGCAGATGTGGCAGCGAAAGTTCTTATGAAACGGTACGGATTCATGGGAAAATTAGAGCAGTGGGGGCAGGAAATCCATGCTCAGATTACACAGGGCAAGGAACATTTGCATCTTGCCTATCACAATTCACTTCCTGTTACACAGGACATGTCGCAGCAGGAAGCGGTAGATGTCATCTACAAGCATCTAACGTCTATTCAGGACCGGGAGATCGCACGCGGTACAAGTCTGGCCGGTCCGCATCGTGATGATATAGAGTTTTTTATTAATGGGACAAATGTGCATCAGTACGGGTCGCAGGGACAGCAGCGAACGACTGCTCTGTCGCTGAAGTTAGCTGAGATCGAGCTGATTCACCAGGAAGTTGGTGAATATCCGCTACTTCTTCTCGATGATGTGTTGTCTGAACTAGACGCGAACCGGCAGTCCCATCTTCTACAAAATATTAAAGACCGGGTACAGACATTTGTAACGACAACAGGTGTAGAAGGACTGTACCATCAAACTCTTCAGCAGGCTGCTCTTTATCGGGTTAACCAGGGAACAGTCGTGCGGGAAACGTAA
- the dnaN gene encoding DNA polymerase III subunit beta codes for MEFTIQRDQFTHAINTVSKAVSSRTTIPILTGIKIVAHEDGIILTASDSDISIEQYIPAESGEHQWIENITPGSIVLPSRFLGEIVRKLPGEQVTISVHDRFVTTISSGRSQFNLNGMNAEDYPRLPQIEENQVLSMPADLLKTMIRQTVFAVATTETRPILTGVMWSLENGELTFVATDSHRLTTRKATVESAAGLSFHNVVIPGKSLLELSKILSDDDKLVDIVITDNQILAKVNQILFYSRILDGTYPDTSRIIPQNMKTEMILSTKEFLGAIERASLLARDGKNNVVRLFTRPDGVIEISSNIPEVGTVTEEIVPSSTEGEDVKISFNAKYMIDSLRVVDSTEIRIGFTGAMSPFIIRPTDHDWILHLILPVRTNQ; via the coding sequence ATGGAATTTACTATTCAAAGAGATCAATTTACACATGCCATTAATACGGTGAGCAAAGCTGTTTCCTCACGAACAACAATTCCAATACTGACCGGTATTAAAATTGTTGCTCATGAAGACGGCATTATATTAACAGCAAGTGATTCTGATATTTCCATTGAGCAGTATATTCCAGCAGAATCTGGTGAACATCAATGGATCGAGAATATAACACCGGGTAGCATTGTGCTCCCATCTCGTTTTTTAGGAGAAATTGTTCGAAAGCTTCCAGGAGAACAAGTAACGATTTCGGTACATGATCGATTTGTAACAACCATTTCTTCAGGCAGATCCCAATTCAATTTGAATGGAATGAATGCGGAAGATTATCCTCGTCTCCCACAAATTGAGGAAAATCAAGTATTAAGTATGCCAGCTGATCTGTTGAAAACAATGATTCGACAAACCGTATTTGCTGTTGCGACAACAGAAACACGGCCCATTTTAACGGGAGTCATGTGGAGTCTTGAAAACGGAGAATTAACATTTGTTGCAACCGACAGCCATCGCTTAACTACTCGTAAGGCAACGGTGGAATCAGCAGCAGGGCTTAGTTTTCATAATGTTGTCATTCCAGGAAAAAGCCTACTTGAATTAAGCAAAATTCTCTCAGATGATGATAAACTGGTTGATATCGTAATTACAGATAACCAGATTCTTGCGAAAGTAAATCAGATTTTGTTTTACTCCCGTATTCTTGATGGAACATATCCAGATACAAGTCGAATCATTCCGCAGAATATGAAAACAGAAATGATTTTATCCACAAAAGAGTTTCTCGGAGCAATCGAACGGGCAAGCTTGTTAGCAAGGGATGGAAAAAATAATGTTGTTCGCTTGTTTACACGTCCAGATGGTGTAATCGAGATTTCGTCCAACATCCCGGAAGTTGGTACCGTGACAGAAGAAATTGTGCCATCATCCACAGAAGGCGAAGATGTAAAAATTTCGTTTAATGCGAAATACATGATCGATTCGCTTCGAGTGGTAGATAGCACTGAGATTCGAATTGGATTTACGGGTGCAATGAGCCCGTTTATTATTCGCCCAACCGATCATGACTGGATCTTGCACCTGATCCTTCCTGTTCGAACCAACCAATAG